From Sphingopyxis sp. USTB-05, the proteins below share one genomic window:
- a CDS encoding M20/M25/M40 family metallo-hydrolase codes for MKIPRTSTGLAGIAALLFSTAVSAQTAPSAAELAQQGDDPAWAITEGLTTEIGPRQAATEAEAAARRWGVKRLTEMGFQNVREEPFMMQTWVRGTEEASLISPYQPQKLHITALGTSASTGPKGLEGDVVYFASYDALVAAPDNLVKGKIVFIDHQMKAAQDGSGYGQYSRARFTGANVAAKKGAVAVVIRSIGTDSHRNPHTGGTNFEAGVKPIPAGALSNPDADQLVRQWKRVNAGQAAAPLRMKLLLTPRNLGQQRSGNVIAEVPGSNPDASPVIIACHLDSWDLGTGAIDDAAGCGIITAAAKHVMSAGQPRRTIRILWAGAEEVGVFGGKAYFDAHGKEKHAVALESDFGADRVWRVDFKLPDSAKALSDRIAAAVMPFGVVRGKQAANGGADIGALVQAGVPAVDLAQDGTRYFDIHHTPDDTLDKIDPAQLRQNVTVWAATLAILANSTDDELP; via the coding sequence ATGAAAATCCCTCGCACTTCCACCGGCCTTGCTGGAATCGCCGCCCTTCTCTTCTCCACCGCCGTATCGGCCCAAACGGCGCCGAGCGCAGCCGAACTGGCGCAGCAAGGCGACGATCCGGCGTGGGCGATCACCGAAGGACTAACGACCGAAATCGGCCCGCGACAGGCGGCGACCGAGGCGGAGGCGGCAGCGCGGCGATGGGGCGTCAAGCGGCTCACCGAAATGGGGTTCCAGAATGTGCGCGAAGAACCCTTCATGATGCAGACCTGGGTGCGCGGCACCGAGGAAGCATCACTGATCAGTCCCTATCAGCCGCAGAAGCTCCACATCACCGCACTCGGCACCAGCGCCTCGACGGGGCCCAAGGGGCTGGAGGGCGATGTCGTCTATTTCGCGAGCTATGACGCGCTAGTCGCGGCGCCCGACAATCTGGTGAAAGGCAAGATCGTCTTTATCGATCATCAGATGAAAGCCGCGCAGGACGGCAGCGGCTATGGCCAATATAGCCGCGCGCGCTTCACCGGTGCGAATGTCGCGGCCAAGAAGGGTGCGGTCGCAGTCGTGATCCGCTCGATCGGGACCGACAGCCACCGCAACCCTCACACCGGCGGCACAAATTTCGAAGCCGGCGTCAAGCCGATCCCCGCCGGCGCGCTCTCCAATCCCGACGCAGACCAGTTGGTGCGGCAATGGAAGCGCGTCAATGCGGGCCAGGCGGCCGCGCCGCTGCGGATGAAATTGCTCCTGACGCCGCGGAACCTCGGTCAGCAGCGTTCGGGCAACGTCATCGCCGAAGTGCCCGGCAGCAATCCCGATGCAAGCCCCGTCATCATCGCCTGCCATCTCGATAGTTGGGATTTGGGCACGGGCGCGATCGACGATGCGGCAGGATGCGGCATCATTACTGCCGCCGCGAAGCATGTCATGTCGGCCGGCCAACCGCGCCGCACGATCCGCATCCTGTGGGCGGGCGCCGAGGAAGTCGGCGTATTTGGCGGCAAGGCCTATTTCGATGCGCATGGCAAAGAAAAGCATGCCGTCGCCCTGGAGTCCGATTTCGGCGCCGACCGCGTGTGGCGCGTCGACTTCAAACTACCCGACAGCGCCAAGGCGCTTTCCGACCGGATTGCCGCCGCGGTGATGCCGTTCGGCGTCGTGCGCGGGAAGCAGGCGGCCAATGGCGGCGCCGATATCGGCGCGCTTGTGCAAGCGGGGGTTCCGGCGGTCGATCTGGCGCAGGATGGGACACGCTATTTCGATATCCACCACACGCCCGACGACACGCTCGACAAGATAGACCCTGCGCAATTGCGGCAAAATGTGACAGTTTGGGCCGCGACTCTGGCGATTCTGGCGAACAGCACGGACGACGAGCTTCCCTAG
- a CDS encoding M20 family peptidase has protein sequence MGKRRTVLLGGLAIVAVIAGTVAVRTATFAPKDIADGSDIRLAAAPTYDLDAAVGHLSAAAQIKTISHQDPAENDIAEWDRLHSWLATTYPATHRVMTRTILPNRTLVYHWPGSDASLAPIIVMAHQDVVPVTEGTEKDWKYPPFAGTVAEKAVWGRGTVDDKGSLIGLFEAIEALAANGFQPKRGIYLVSGHDEEAGGSGAVAAAAKLKAEGVRALYTLDEGSVVLRDTPVIDGPAILIGVAEKGYATLKVTANAPGGHSSMPPAETGVTTLARAVLAIAESPFPIEMRGPGAAMVEALAAHKGGATKLAVANQWLLGSQVRKQLSASPSSAAAFHTTIAPTMLEGSPKENVLPQSASALINYRIAPWNSSADVMARAKAAVGDAPVELSWVKPPNEPSRVSSTSSQGWKYVVAAARADAPDAVVAPYLVVAATDSRSMEPISEDVYRFMPMHFTLKETAMIHGTNEHMTIDSFKRMIDFYARLIATSAG, from the coding sequence ATGGGGAAGCGGCGGACGGTTTTGCTTGGCGGTCTGGCAATCGTGGCGGTGATCGCGGGAACGGTGGCGGTACGGACCGCGACCTTCGCGCCAAAGGACATCGCCGATGGCTCCGACATAAGGCTGGCTGCCGCGCCGACCTATGATCTCGATGCTGCCGTCGGGCACCTTAGCGCCGCGGCGCAGATCAAGACGATTTCGCACCAGGACCCGGCCGAGAATGACATTGCCGAATGGGACCGGCTGCATAGCTGGCTCGCGACGACCTATCCGGCGACCCACCGCGTCATGACGCGTACCATCCTGCCGAACCGGACGCTCGTCTATCATTGGCCGGGTAGCGACGCGTCGCTCGCTCCTATCATCGTCATGGCGCATCAGGATGTCGTGCCCGTCACGGAAGGCACCGAAAAGGACTGGAAATACCCACCTTTCGCTGGAACGGTTGCGGAAAAGGCGGTCTGGGGTCGCGGCACCGTCGACGACAAAGGCTCGCTCATCGGCCTGTTCGAGGCGATCGAGGCGCTGGCCGCAAACGGGTTCCAGCCCAAGCGCGGTATCTACCTCGTATCGGGGCATGACGAAGAGGCGGGTGGATCGGGCGCCGTCGCGGCCGCCGCCAAGCTGAAGGCAGAGGGCGTGCGCGCGCTTTACACCCTGGATGAGGGTAGCGTCGTTCTGCGCGACACACCGGTGATCGACGGGCCTGCGATCCTGATCGGCGTAGCCGAAAAGGGCTATGCGACGCTGAAGGTCACCGCGAACGCGCCCGGCGGGCACAGTTCGATGCCGCCCGCCGAAACTGGCGTGACGACGCTGGCGCGTGCGGTGCTGGCGATTGCCGAAAGCCCGTTCCCGATCGAGATGCGCGGTCCGGGCGCGGCGATGGTCGAGGCGCTCGCCGCGCACAAGGGCGGTGCGACGAAGCTGGCGGTTGCCAACCAGTGGCTGCTCGGGTCGCAGGTCAGAAAACAGCTCTCGGCGTCGCCCTCATCGGCCGCGGCATTCCATACGACGATCGCGCCGACGATGCTCGAGGGGAGCCCGAAGGAGAATGTGCTGCCGCAATCGGCAAGCGCGCTCATCAACTATCGCATTGCGCCGTGGAACAGTTCGGCCGACGTGATGGCGCGCGCCAAGGCGGCGGTCGGCGATGCGCCGGTCGAACTTAGCTGGGTCAAGCCCCCGAACGAACCGTCGCGCGTCTCGTCAACCAGCTCGCAGGGTTGGAAATATGTCGTTGCCGCAGCGCGGGCCGACGCACCCGATGCGGTCGTTGCGCCCTATCTGGTCGTCGCGGCGACCGACAGCCGCAGCATGGAGCCGATTTCCGAGGATGTGTATCGCTTCATGCCGATGCATTTCACGCTCAAGGAAACCGCGATGATCCACGGCACCAACGAACATATGACGATCGACAGCTTCAAGCGCATGATCGACTTCTATGCGCGGCTGATCGCGACCTCTGCCGGATGA
- a CDS encoding polysaccharide deacetylase family protein, with protein sequence MVQPAGNFFAYPAASDLIGLEAGERPRFWVTIDTEEDFDWAAPFARTGYRLGSVPALAECQNYFERAAVQPIYLVDWPIVADDRAVDILGAAQAGGRCEIGAQLHPWVTPPHDEDVNARNSYTGNLPAALQREKMTALRDAIRGRFGIAPTVYRAGRYGLGPDSATMLAELGFRCDTSVRSGFDYRAGYGPDYRNAPLYPWWVRTGQGAILEMPVTTVFDGLLGGAGRSIYHRVARNGTHAGAALARLGLVERIALTPEGIPAERACRAIDIAIEARLPVLNFSFHSPSLQPGNTPYVRDDADLALFYRWWDVVLDHLARRGVEPTTAAEILTMAERKARPSQGA encoded by the coding sequence ATGGTGCAGCCTGCGGGCAATTTCTTTGCGTATCCGGCCGCATCGGATCTGATCGGGCTGGAAGCGGGCGAACGGCCGCGCTTCTGGGTCACGATCGACACCGAAGAGGATTTCGATTGGGCGGCGCCCTTCGCGCGCACCGGTTATCGTCTCGGATCCGTTCCCGCGCTCGCCGAATGTCAGAACTATTTCGAGCGCGCCGCCGTCCAGCCCATCTATCTTGTCGACTGGCCGATTGTAGCCGACGACCGAGCGGTCGACATCCTCGGCGCGGCGCAGGCGGGCGGCCGCTGCGAAATCGGGGCGCAGCTTCATCCTTGGGTGACCCCGCCGCACGACGAGGATGTAAACGCGCGCAACAGCTATACCGGAAACCTGCCCGCCGCGCTGCAACGCGAAAAAATGACGGCGCTGCGCGATGCGATCCGCGGCCGCTTCGGGATTGCGCCGACGGTTTATCGGGCGGGGCGGTACGGGCTGGGGCCGGATAGCGCGACGATGCTGGCCGAACTGGGGTTCCGCTGTGACACATCGGTGCGTAGCGGGTTCGATTATCGCGCCGGGTACGGGCCCGATTATCGCAACGCGCCATTATATCCATGGTGGGTTCGAACGGGGCAGGGCGCGATACTCGAAATGCCGGTCACGACGGTCTTCGACGGGTTGCTCGGCGGCGCGGGGCGTAGCATTTATCACCGGGTCGCGCGTAACGGCACGCATGCCGGCGCGGCACTCGCCCGTCTGGGGCTGGTCGAACGGATCGCGCTGACGCCCGAGGGCATTCCGGCCGAACGCGCCTGCAGGGCCATTGATATCGCCATCGAGGCGCGCCTTCCGGTGCTCAACTTCTCGTTTCACTCGCCGTCGTTGCAGCCGGGAAACACGCCCTATGTCCGCGACGATGCAGACCTTGCGCTATTCTATCGCTGGTGGGATGTCGTTCTGGATCACCTTGCGCGGCGCGGCGTGGAGCCGACCACGGCCGCCGAAATATTGACGATGGCCGAACGAAAAGCACGCCCGTCGCAAGGCGCCTGA
- a CDS encoding histidine kinase dimerization/phospho-acceptor domain-containing protein, whose amino-acid sequence MTADSMIATILRQAPADRRASITAWRQLSDILAQRGNQLGDEDIRRSLHALAVLRPRVPESVRRDCARAIARHGRFAPLVALYANDVPAVSAIMLRDARLAEADWLAVLPATSAMARSVLASRSDLPDGVCRALASLGSASVALPQPEIAAAEESVIAVEVVPEPALESHPSQISELVRRIDKYQSTRARPTQSQAPRAAFLFETGPDGVIHWVEGVTRGAVVGLSIAEAAFGGEPGTDGVAAGAFRQRAEIINARMMLEGTPADAGEWRFSALPWFDPATGQFRGYRASARRPHRNEMPYGRPAPEDSGDSIRQLIHELRSPLNAISGFAQIISGQMFGPVSHNYRAMAEKIVADAASVQAIIDDLETAARSDTVSVEGIPEDVVDIGAIVTQVESELAGLLADQRVDLSISRVGGPFLGFASDANVRRMVGRLLTALVDVSEPGAIVVGQLVTESRHDDMLQLRIVRPATIRFATAAELLDPGFSPEGEAPGAAVLSLGFSLRLVDSLARGSGGRLDIGHNALTLHLPSANSKAEVELEAQQGE is encoded by the coding sequence GTGACTGCTGACTCGATGATTGCGACCATCTTGCGCCAAGCGCCTGCGGATCGCCGTGCGAGCATCACGGCGTGGCGACAACTCTCCGATATTCTGGCGCAGCGCGGCAATCAACTGGGCGATGAAGATATTCGTCGCAGCCTGCATGCGCTCGCCGTGCTTCGGCCGCGCGTCCCCGAATCCGTACGGCGTGACTGCGCACGCGCTATTGCGCGTCATGGGCGCTTTGCGCCGCTCGTCGCGCTTTATGCGAATGATGTGCCGGCGGTGTCGGCAATCATGCTGCGCGACGCGCGTCTTGCCGAGGCCGATTGGCTGGCGGTCCTGCCAGCCACAAGCGCGATGGCGCGATCGGTACTGGCGAGCCGCTCCGACCTTCCGGATGGCGTGTGTCGCGCCCTTGCCAGCCTTGGCAGTGCGTCGGTTGCTTTGCCGCAGCCCGAAATCGCAGCCGCCGAAGAGTCCGTCATTGCTGTGGAAGTGGTGCCGGAGCCCGCGCTGGAAAGTCATCCGAGCCAGATCAGCGAACTCGTCCGCCGGATCGACAAATATCAGTCGACGCGCGCACGCCCCACCCAGTCGCAGGCGCCGCGTGCCGCTTTCCTGTTCGAAACCGGCCCCGATGGCGTGATCCATTGGGTCGAGGGCGTCACCCGCGGCGCGGTCGTCGGCCTGTCGATCGCCGAAGCGGCTTTCGGCGGCGAACCCGGGACCGACGGCGTTGCGGCAGGTGCCTTTCGCCAGCGGGCCGAAATCATCAACGCACGCATGATGTTGGAAGGGACGCCGGCCGATGCCGGCGAATGGCGCTTTTCGGCGCTGCCCTGGTTCGATCCCGCGACAGGGCAGTTCCGTGGCTACCGGGCGAGCGCGCGCCGTCCGCACCGCAATGAGATGCCGTACGGCCGACCGGCACCAGAGGATTCTGGTGATTCGATCCGGCAGTTGATCCATGAGCTTCGCAGCCCGCTGAATGCCATTTCCGGCTTCGCGCAGATTATTTCGGGGCAGATGTTCGGCCCGGTAAGTCATAATTATCGCGCGATGGCGGAAAAGATCGTGGCCGATGCCGCGTCGGTACAGGCGATCATCGACGATCTGGAAACCGCGGCGCGAAGCGATACCGTCAGCGTCGAAGGGATACCCGAAGACGTCGTCGATATCGGCGCGATCGTGACCCAGGTCGAAAGCGAACTCGCAGGCCTTCTTGCTGACCAGCGCGTCGACCTCAGCATCTCGCGGGTCGGAGGGCCCTTCCTCGGGTTCGCCAGCGACGCCAATGTGCGACGAATGGTCGGCCGCCTGCTGACGGCGCTCGTCGATGTATCCGAACCTGGCGCGATCGTGGTTGGGCAACTGGTCACCGAATCACGGCACGATGACATGCTCCAACTCCGCATCGTACGTCCGGCGACGATACGCTTTGCGACTGCGGCGGAATTGCTCGATCCCGGTTTCAGCCCCGAAGGCGAGGCGCCCGGCGCGGCAGTGCTCAGCCTCGGTTTCTCGCTCCGTCTTGTCGACAGCCTCGCGCGCGGAAGCGGCGGACGCCTCGATATCGGGCATAACGCCTTGACCTTGCACCTGCCCTCCGCCAACTCGAAGGCCGAAGTCGAGCTGGAAGCCCAGCAAGGCGAGTAA
- a CDS encoding Lrp/AsnC family transcriptional regulator, protein MASQKFDQIDLQILGELQKNGRMTNVELAQMVGLTAPPCLRRVRALEESGVIRSYHADLDASKLGYGITVFAMVSLRSQAESDLKAFEDYVGGLPEVRECYMLNGEIDFLLKVVARDLQSFQSFLTAHLTSAPNVTSVKTSLTIRTAKQLAGIPVEL, encoded by the coding sequence ATGGCTAGTCAGAAATTCGATCAGATTGATTTGCAGATATTGGGCGAGCTGCAAAAGAACGGGCGGATGACGAATGTCGAACTGGCACAGATGGTGGGATTGACCGCTCCCCCCTGCCTTCGCCGAGTCCGGGCGCTTGAGGAATCCGGGGTTATCCGGTCCTATCACGCCGACCTCGACGCATCGAAGCTCGGTTACGGGATTACTGTCTTTGCGATGGTCAGCTTGCGCAGCCAAGCCGAATCCGACCTCAAGGCGTTCGAAGATTATGTCGGCGGCCTGCCCGAGGTGCGCGAATGCTATATGCTGAACGGCGAAATCGACTTCCTGCTCAAAGTCGTCGCGCGCGACCTGCAGAGTTTCCAGTCTTTCCTGACCGCCCATCTGACCTCGGCGCCCAACGTCACGAGCGTGAAAACCTCGCTCACGATTCGCACTGCGAAGCAGCTCGCGGGCATTCCCGTCGAACTCTGA
- a CDS encoding DUF1467 family protein — MKWTSALAIYLLFWAFSAFFVLPFHGRRASDDATPLVKGQEPGAPATFRPGRILLQMTIAATIAFGLYYMAYVNGWADPDVLTGRA, encoded by the coding sequence ATGAAATGGACTTCCGCGCTCGCCATCTATTTGCTGTTCTGGGCGTTCAGCGCGTTTTTCGTGCTGCCCTTCCACGGACGGCGCGCAAGCGATGATGCTACGCCGCTGGTCAAGGGACAGGAACCCGGCGCGCCAGCGACCTTCCGCCCCGGTCGTATCCTGCTGCAGATGACGATCGCCGCGACGATCGCGTTCGGCCTTTATTATATGGCCTATGTGAACGGCTGGGCTGATCCCGACGTCTTGACCGGGCGGGCCTGA
- a CDS encoding ribonuclease J, producing the protein MTTPGKELLFLALGGSGEIGMNANLYGCDGKWIMADLGVTFGSHDYPGIDIVMPDLEFIEDRKKDLLGIVLTHGHEDHIGAIPYLAADLGVPLYANRFTAGLIAHKLAEEGLEKEVDLRTVDIDDSFQLGPFGIRLIPLAHSILEMSAVVIDTPYGRVFHTGDWKLDEEPVLGVPATAAALTKVGDEGVDVLVCDSTNAFNADASGSEGGLRKGLEQAVGAAKGRVVVTTFASNAARLATLGAVAKATGRTLCVAGRSLDRILGVARSVGYLKDFPPTVDFDEAMRLPRDKVMVIATGGQGEPRAALARMAADIHQIKLEAGDTVVFSSKQIPGNEVAIGRIMNQLAAKDVLTVTEKQAHIHVSGHPGQPELAALYGWLRPKLVVPVHGEIRHMHEQARFALETGVPGALIQENGDLVHLAPGPAKIVERVRAGRLILDGDVILPADGETINERRKLSLNGHITVAAIFSDKRFVESAISYRGVPVEDEREAFIDEMREAAEQAATGPARDEDKLREAIRLGVRRVATDWTGKKPVVDVMLVDI; encoded by the coding sequence ATGACGACTCCGGGCAAGGAGCTGCTTTTTCTCGCATTGGGAGGGTCGGGCGAGATCGGCATGAACGCCAATCTTTATGGCTGCGACGGCAAATGGATCATGGCCGACCTTGGCGTGACCTTTGGCAGCCACGATTATCCGGGCATCGACATCGTCATGCCCGACCTTGAATTCATCGAGGATCGCAAGAAGGACCTGCTCGGCATCGTACTGACGCATGGTCACGAGGATCATATCGGCGCGATTCCCTATCTCGCCGCCGACCTTGGCGTACCGCTCTACGCCAATCGTTTCACCGCGGGTCTGATCGCGCACAAGCTCGCCGAAGAAGGTCTTGAAAAAGAGGTCGATCTTCGGACCGTCGACATTGACGACAGTTTTCAGCTCGGGCCGTTCGGTATCCGCCTGATCCCGCTTGCGCACTCGATCCTCGAAATGAGCGCGGTGGTGATCGACACGCCCTATGGCCGCGTGTTCCACACCGGTGACTGGAAACTCGACGAGGAGCCGGTCCTTGGCGTTCCCGCCACCGCCGCGGCGCTGACCAAGGTCGGCGACGAAGGCGTCGACGTCCTCGTCTGCGATTCGACCAATGCCTTCAACGCCGACGCTTCGGGGAGCGAAGGGGGGCTTCGCAAGGGTCTGGAACAGGCGGTCGGCGCGGCCAAAGGCCGGGTGGTCGTTACCACTTTCGCTTCCAACGCGGCGCGGCTCGCGACGTTGGGCGCGGTTGCGAAGGCGACGGGGCGCACGCTTTGCGTTGCGGGTCGTTCGCTCGACCGCATTCTGGGCGTCGCCCGCTCGGTCGGTTACCTCAAGGATTTCCCGCCCACCGTCGATTTCGACGAGGCGATGCGGCTGCCGCGCGACAAGGTGATGGTGATCGCGACGGGCGGGCAGGGCGAACCGCGGGCCGCGCTGGCGCGTATGGCCGCCGACATTCATCAGATCAAGCTCGAGGCGGGCGACACCGTCGTCTTCTCGTCGAAGCAGATTCCCGGCAACGAGGTCGCGATCGGGCGGATCATGAACCAGCTCGCCGCCAAGGATGTGCTGACGGTCACCGAGAAGCAGGCACATATCCACGTCAGCGGCCATCCGGGTCAGCCCGAGCTTGCCGCGCTGTACGGCTGGCTGCGCCCGAAGCTGGTCGTGCCGGTGCATGGCGAGATCCGGCATATGCACGAACAGGCGCGTTTCGCGCTCGAAACTGGGGTTCCCGGAGCCTTGATACAGGAAAATGGCGATCTGGTGCATTTGGCACCTGGGCCGGCAAAGATCGTAGAGCGCGTGCGCGCGGGACGGTTGATCCTCGACGGCGACGTCATCCTGCCAGCCGATGGCGAGACGATCAACGAGCGGCGCAAGCTTTCGCTCAACGGCCATATCACCGTCGCCGCGATCTTCTCGGACAAGCGCTTTGTCGAAAGCGCGATCAGCTATCGCGGCGTGCCCGTGGAGGACGAGCGCGAAGCCTTTATCGACGAAATGCGCGAAGCTGCCGAACAGGCCGCGACCGGCCCAGCGCGCGACGAAGACAAGCTGCGTGAGGCGATCCGGCTCGGCGTGCGGCGTGTCGCGACCGACTGGACAGGCAAGAAGCCCGTCGTCGATGTCATGCTCGTCGACATTTGA
- a CDS encoding type III pantothenate kinase, producing the protein MLLAIDVGNTNAKFALFRGTELLARWRIATDDRRTADEYMVWLDQLMRIEGHDRADVEAVIISTVVPRALHNLQLLAVKYFGVDALVAGREPVTWGIALKVDEPQSVGADRAVNAISAQAVEPNKDKLVISFGTATTLDHIGPDGAYLGGIIAPGVNLSLEALVAAAAKLPRIAIEAPATTSVIGRTTESQMLIGVYWGYVSMMEGLIARMKAEIGKPLTVIATGGLATLFQEQGHLFDRIEPDLTLNGLMHLYHQWKPII; encoded by the coding sequence ATGCTGCTCGCGATCGATGTCGGCAACACCAACGCAAAATTCGCGCTGTTCCGCGGCACCGAACTGCTGGCGCGCTGGCGTATCGCAACCGATGATCGCCGGACTGCCGATGAATATATGGTCTGGCTCGACCAGCTTATGCGGATCGAGGGGCATGACCGCGCCGATGTCGAGGCGGTGATCATCTCGACCGTCGTGCCGCGTGCGCTCCACAATCTGCAGTTGCTCGCGGTCAAATATTTCGGCGTCGATGCGCTCGTCGCGGGCCGCGAACCCGTGACCTGGGGCATCGCGCTGAAAGTCGACGAACCCCAGTCGGTCGGCGCCGATCGTGCGGTCAACGCGATCTCGGCGCAGGCGGTAGAGCCGAACAAGGACAAGCTGGTCATCAGCTTTGGTACCGCAACGACGCTCGATCATATCGGCCCCGACGGCGCCTATCTGGGCGGCATCATCGCGCCCGGCGTCAATCTGTCGCTGGAGGCGCTGGTCGCCGCCGCGGCGAAACTGCCGCGCATCGCGATCGAAGCCCCGGCAACGACCAGTGTTATCGGGCGCACTACCGAAAGCCAGATGCTGATCGGCGTCTATTGGGGCTATGTCTCGATGATGGAAGGGCTGATCGCACGCATGAAGGCCGAAATCGGCAAGCCGCTTACCGTGATCGCGACGGGTGGTCTCGCGACATTATTTCAGGAACAGGGGCACCTGTTCGATCGTATCGAACCCGACCTGACGCTTAACGGGCTGATGCACCTCTATCATCAATGGAAGCCAATAATATGA
- a CDS encoding biotin--[acetyl-CoA-carboxylase] ligase, protein MAVGHRLSLHSRAGGPFGQRRCGAVLIPPIERIAQTGSTNADLLARLAGGEHVGEGHWLVADRQTAGRGRLGRGWNDGQGNFMGSTVVHLTIGDPSAATLALVAGVALAKTVAALAPHVGAQLKWPNDLLIDGAKCAGILMERTGNSVVIGIGVNLTAAPELPDRPTATLAGKGVSLDRDHFAGALGIAMIDALWTWRQEGVASIVRAWIPQAHPIGTPLRVSEQGIDGFFDGLAEDGALRLRLGGGETMLVHAGDVELRRPVEERK, encoded by the coding sequence GTGGCTGTCGGTCATCGGCTATCTCTTCATTCCCGTGCTGGCGGTCCTTTCGGCCAGCGCCGCTGCGGTGCTGTTCTGATACCGCCTATCGAGCGGATCGCGCAGACAGGTTCGACCAACGCCGACCTGCTGGCGCGGCTGGCAGGCGGTGAGCATGTCGGGGAAGGCCATTGGCTTGTCGCCGACCGCCAGACCGCTGGGCGTGGCCGCCTCGGGCGCGGCTGGAACGACGGGCAGGGCAATTTCATGGGCTCGACCGTCGTTCATCTGACGATCGGCGATCCGTCGGCGGCGACGCTCGCCCTCGTTGCCGGGGTTGCGCTTGCGAAGACCGTCGCCGCGCTCGCCCCGCATGTCGGCGCGCAGCTCAAATGGCCCAACGACCTGTTGATCGATGGCGCGAAATGCGCCGGCATATTGATGGAACGCACCGGCAATTCGGTGGTCATCGGCATTGGCGTCAATCTGACTGCCGCGCCCGAACTGCCCGATCGCCCGACGGCGACGCTCGCGGGCAAGGGCGTCTCGCTCGACCGCGACCATTTCGCCGGGGCGCTTGGTATCGCGATGATCGACGCGCTGTGGACCTGGCGCCAGGAAGGCGTCGCGAGCATCGTTCGCGCATGGATCCCGCAGGCGCATCCGATCGGTACGCCGCTTCGCGTGTCCGAACAGGGCATCGACGGCTTCTTCGACGGACTTGCCGAGGATGGCGCGCTGCGCTTGCGCCTGGGCGGCGGCGAGACCATGCTGGTCCATGCGGGCGACGTCGAACTGCGCCGCCCGGTCGAGGAGAGGAAATAG